The nucleotide sequence TCAAAATGGTACGAGTAAAAAGAgggtttaagtttttttttttttttgcatgtctGGATAATCCGGTCAAATCAGAGGGGCTTTGAAAAGCGCGGGAGTTGGAAGAGAACTACCATGTTAAATTCTGCACGGATAATTCTGTGGTGACCTGACTGGATAGACTGTGGTACCATATTTGGTTTTTGTATTGAGTCTAACTCATCCCAAAACCAGCTTATAAGTAGTACAGTGTCACTcttaataaactattttttcagaGCTTATCACTTTTTAACACTGGACTTTGTTTTTTCTCCGTAGTATGGATTATTAAGTCTTTCTTGGGTTTAGTCTAAGAGCTGAACTTCTGCTGCTTTATAAACTGATGGTGAATTATTGTGACAGAGACCAGCGATGACCCAGGGTTCAGTTGATATCTATGCTGCACAATGCAAACTTTGCATGAAATGGAGAGTGATTGATACGCAGGAGGAGTTTGAAGAGATTCGTCATAAGATCATCCGAGACCCTTTTGATTGTAGCAAAAAGGCTAATCGTAGCTGTGATGATCCTGCTGATATCGAATATGATTCTTCTCGGACATGGGTCATTGACAAGCCTAACATTCCAAAGACTCCACAAGGTTTCAAGAAAATCTTGGTGCTTAGAAAGGATTACTCTAAATTGGATTCTTACTACATCACACCTACAGGTAAAAAACTGAGAACCCGCAATGAGATAGCAGCATATCTTAAAGACCATCCACAACCCAGTGGTGTATCTGCTGcggattttgatttttcatccccaaAGATTATGCAAGACACCATCCCAGAATTTATTGAGCAACAGAAGGATTCTGCAAACAAAAAAGCTAAGATAGctaaagatgaagtttgaggaATGTTATCACAAGGTTGCTGcatgctgttgttgttgatgctaaTTATGGTTGGTTTGTCTGTAATATATTATTTCTAGATATTGTGTTAGGGAACACCAATTCAGTGGTAttgaaacaaatttaattttagttctGGTGTTCCATTGTAACCTAAACAGATATTTGCAGGCTCTATATGTTGACTGATCAGAAcacccaaaatatattttctattcttCTATGCAACTCAATCAATTTGCGTCACACCACAAcagtcttctttttcttctatattGAATTGCTAATGAATATATGAGAATATTCTCTGACGTGTTTATGAAATACATGTTGTACCCtgtctttataaaaaaatacaagttgtattttttataaaaaaaaattattttatagttATGTGGTGATAAATGTTAgaaatactataaaaaaaaagcagcaaataaaataacattgttttttatttaactgCATTAGTTATTCAAACATGTTTGGCAACCTCTTCTAAAAAATACATGTTTGgcaacatcaattttttttgtgctcttaaaagaaaaactagTTTACTATTTTTATTACGAAAGTGAAAATAGGTTGGTTTGTGGGACAATTTGTTAAAGGTTAATAGGAGGTATGAAAGTTGAAAGCGTATCGAACAACTTTGAATATTATTGCGGATAATTAAAATGACTTTCATCCTTATGCAATCCTGTTCTCTGTTGTTAAGAagctctcttctctttcttggGTGATCTTCTTTAATCATACTCTAAGAGAAGACAATGAATGTGCTAATTGGTTGACCTAGTTTGATGCCAACAATGTTGGTTCCTTGATGATATGGATGTCTCATCCCCTTTAGCAAAATACCACTCTGCTTGCTTGCAGATATCTTTGAGGTATTTGGACAACAGATTGCTTGgtcattttattttctccttgataaaaaaaaaagaattcgactgtgacaattaaaataaagaaagttgTAAACATTGGCGTTAATTAATTTACCAATATACATTGTCTAATtctaattatgaaaataaaagtaaaattattgAAAACTAAAGATCAATACGTACTTTCAAGACTTACTTAATCAAACTTTTGTaggaaattttttgaaaaagaacaTGAAAAGTCATTATTATGAACATTAACAGAGAAGTTCATTTGCAACTTCAACAACTGGCATAAATTTAAAGATTCTGCATGaaagtttgtttttgtttcttgacTGAGAATGAATTTTCGTTAATTTTTCATGACTTAAAGTTGTTATTTAATGCATACATTATAATTTacatttggattttttttcccgAAAGAGGAGGGAAAATACTGTTATTTATTAAGTGTATGGGAGAAGCACTATGCCATAAATTTTCCTAGATGAAGACTTCCCTTTGAAATTACAAATCTAGGCAGTCATGCTAACACAGATCCtaattttgggttgaattaatCTAGCTGTTTTGTGATTGAAAGGTGTGATAAATGGTAAGAGAAAATCACACTTCCTGGTTACCAACTATACATATTTGCTCGATTGCTTGATTACAACTATGGTACTGACTACATTTTACATTGTATACATGATTTTCCCAAAAAATTAGTAATTACTACAAACTTTCTGTCATGCATGTATAATTACACAATCATGAATCACGATACTGCCCCTGCCAGAGAAATGATTCATCATAATCCATATTGAACACTGCACCGAACATGTTGCAAAGCTGGTATAAACTTCTTATGCGGTCATCCACCAGCATCGTACTGCCCCGAGCTCTGACCTCGTTCTATATGCGTGGCACTCAAACCATATGTGGGCATTAAAAGCCAAGTAACATTTATGACCAGAAGATTGAGTACTCAACCCCTAACGTTTTAATCAGGTTTGGTGTATTCAAGAAGCATGTGCGGGGACCGATAGATCTTCACTAGTGTCCAGTAAAGGACCTCTTCAACTCCAAGTTCACCCTCAGCTCTTGCATTATATATATCCTCGCAAATGGCTATCAACCTACATTAGAAGCATGTAACAAGAAGTAATGTAAGTTACCACAGGATGTATCTTAAATAAGCTTCACAACATCACAGTAGAGTGACGCATGTTCAGGAGCACCATTAtcaatcatttaattaattgatttgagaAATTCTCAAGGGAGTTATTGTTTGTATTCGTTCATTTGCATGGCTTTTTCTGGAAAGAAAGCTATTATACCTATCACAGGAAGGTAGGTTCTCGTAGGGAATTCTCATCCTTAAGTCAGAGCACTGGAGTCTGATGAAGCGCCCAACAGCCAGAACAAAGGTTATGTAAAGCCCCCAGATGCTGAACTTGCTGAGTGTGTCACCAAGAATACCCTCTGAAGCAATATGACAATATTAGAAACACTATGCGAAGTATTATTATGcaatataattaaaatgacatttttcgtGGGCTTTGCCctctcttgtaccaaaaaaaaaagacatttttcGGAGAAAAAATGACATGGCCAACTTACGTGGTGGTGTTTCCTCAGATATTATGATTGCCATAGGTCCTGTCAAACCTCCACAAAATCTACTTAAATTTGATGGATTAATATCTTTAAAGGCCCACCACTCAAGCTGCTCACGATTTATAACTAGATCAGCACTAACAGCAGAATCCtgaaaaattgaattcaaaattttcaatagcAATTTAGGAACAATAAAAGGCAAATATAACAGTAGTAATATGAAAAACGAACATCATCTATTACCTCCTCCAAAGGCCTAACGTCACCTGAACCAGTGACACGGAAGTATCTTGGATAAACATTATAAATCCTAAAGCTGTTCATCGAGCCATTAAGAACTTTTTGAACATCAGATTGTGTTGGAAGATATAGAGAATCAATAGGCTTTTCAAATTTCACAACTTCTTTCCCTTTTGGCCTGTCCCTTGAAAGTATCCAGGTGAAAAAAATTTCCATGTCGGAATACCATTCAAGGGACTGAATCAGTCTAGTCTGAACAACGTGTGGAACAAGCCATAATGTACTAGCATCAGCTTGACAGCATATCAACTGGATATCATTCTTATTATATGCATTCAAATAGCCATTGGGATCAGCATTGACATCCGAATCGAGTGAATCCCACTGGATTCTTTCACACAGAGTAGTTTGGTACAAATTCAACCTTCCACCCTCTGTCTTGATATCAACCTGAAAGCTAGCATCTTTAATGGGGTTTGCAATGTTTGTTGGGTTACCACTGCTATACATctgaaaggaaaaataataaaatatatacttcaGTAAACATGTTATATGCTATTGTGGTGACTAGGAAATTGCAATGGTCAAGTATGTGAACAATTGAAGGGCATAAATACATTCAACTTCGGGGGGTAGCTAAACTAGTTTGAGCTGGGGGAAAAGGAGTTGGAGGTCCTGGGTTCAAACCAGGGCAAGGAgtaaaatattaatctaacaaactATGAAATGTCTATTTAAGTTTTATCAAATCCTACAGATGCACCCCCTTGCACACATACACAAGACATGGATTGGGAGGGAAAGGGCAAATGACTAGAAATACCATATAGCTGATTAAGAGTAGGCCCTGGAATTCAaagataacaaatatatatgttttgaaaatatgCATTCATGACCGAATGCTGTTGTAACAACAGAGGAAAATTTACGTTACAAAAGTTAGATTTGTGGTAAATTAGTTGCAGAAAGCCAGAGATATCAGTCGAAATCGACCTAACTTGATAATCCCTCAAGTATCATATCATAGGGTTTTAACACAAATTCAAGGTCCATTAGGACGTTACAACTCTGATATTAAATTGAACACACTGTTTTAATGATACTAAAAGTATAGCAAAATTTGGGTGCGTTCTAATAAATTACCTAATAAAAGTAGTAAAACTAAAATGATAAATGACATGCCATTAAGTTATTAAATGTGTGGGTTTATATGCTAACAAATCTACAAAGCAGAAGTGCTAGAACTTTAAAAAATCTAGTAAATGAAATCAACAGTTTTTGTCATTTTCTTACCAGCATTGGAGCCCATATAACGcaaattaatacaaaaaacaGGCAAATCCCGTTGCAGCATTTGGTCATTTTCGTTTGCTTCTCCCCCTGTCTGTGTGTAGCTCTATTCAAGACTGAATCACATTTGACAAGGTACAAACTTGCATTTATGTCCTCAAGCTatcaaaatggggaaaaaatATGCAGGTGTTAGTTACATATTAAGCAGAATTCAGAAGTAGAAAGAAAAACCAGCACAACATGAAAAGCAAGCTCTTCCAAATGAATTTTCACAGGTGGTTACTTGATAAGCTGTGATCTGAAGTGTGCTGCTAACaccaaaaatcaaatctttaaGATGCCCACTAATATCTCCGACAACACATTCAACAGCAGGAAAAACAAACAAGTCCCAAAGTCCTATCTAATGATATGTTGTTGTAGGCACTAATGGTAGAATGACATAAGGTGCATTTGGTAAacgctatgaagcacggactcGGACACGGACACgggacacgacacggacacggCTAATCTAAAAAAACCTAGGACACGGACACGGCTATATATACTTTAcatgttaataaaataaaaaatttatgatcACAATTTAACTCTAAAATGAAAAGCAAACTTTATGTTTATTTAAACTCAACACTTTGTGTAACACAATGATGAAATCAAGTTCAACTCACCCCACATTGAGAAAATACCCaactaaaaaatacataaagttggacatatattataaaaatgttactgctttttttttttttttgaaggaaaaaatgttACCACTATAAACGTGTGGTGTGGTGGTCCTATGATATAagttcatattattattatataactTCATCAAGGAAAAGGACAAAACGTGTGGTGATAAAAGTTCAtagtattatattatatgaattcAGAAAGGACAAAGTCACAAAatgtgtggtggtggtggtcaTGTTTTTGGACAAAACACGAAGCAGCAAAGCAGAGGAACAGAAACGGCGACGGCGATTACAATAAAAGCCATGAAATTAGAACCAAGAAGAAGGGAAGGAAGCAGACGGCGGCACCGGAAAAGGTGTGGTGGTGGAAAAGGGAGCAGCGAAAACACTAGCTTTCTCTACTGATTCTCTAATTCtcattcttttcttctttttttctgtGATTGGCCGTGTCGGTTTACACCAGAGCAGTGTCGGATCCGTGTCCgaccaatttttgtttttgtttttgttggataCGGCAATATCCGCGTCTGACGCGAATCGTACGTGTGTCGTACGCGCGTCCGTGTCGGAACCGCATCAGAGACGGTGACACGGCGGATCTCTGCCGCGTCTGTGCATCAGAGGGTAAACGTCTTAATTCAGTGCTACTTATTGAATAAACACTCAACATACAAGTTCTTATGTATAAACCATTTCTATAATCAAAGAGAAAGTGtggtcaaattgttttcatataagatgTAAGCAATTCTTATAAGCTATCACAGCGATCTTTATTAAAATAAGCCAAATACAGTTTATAGACAggtcataagctattttcataggCTCTCAACTCACCACCCACACGTTTGATTATGCTAgtagataaattcaaataagttaTTCATACGCCAAATAATAACACAGACTATACTCAACTAAATACTTCCATTTACATTCTAAAGACAAATTTTGGCcaaccatttttaaaatttcccTCCTTCAATTTGAAATAGGTGGGTTCTGCCAAACACATATTTAAGTTACGAACCTTCGTAAGAAAGTCTACACTGATTTATCGAAGTATAGGTTACAAAGCAAACTGGCAATCAACTATCATTTCAAAGCTAGAGGTTCAAATACATACGGGAGACAAATTTGACCCCAAAACCAACATAAGGAACAAGATAAAGACATTAAATACCAGGAATAATAGAACAAATATATACTAAAACAGCTTTTCTAACATTTCCGTATTAAAATCATTATGAATTGCAAGGAATAACATGAAAATTTATGTTCTGCATATTCAGTCTAAAACCATGTCTAGGTTGTTACACTTAACATCctttaaaattaatatactTCAGAAATGAATTTTGATACtataaatcaattatttaaGTATAGCTCACAGCAACAAGGTAGCACAAAAGATGTATCAGTGAATATGGCAGTTTATCAAAGTTGTTTCTGAAAAAGAGTGTCGAATGATGGAAATTATACTTTTTGGAATAAATAAAACGATTTAAGCAAGCaatgctattaacatatataCCTTTAGCCAGTCATACATGGTGAGAGATGTAGTTGTGCAGGACCAGTCAAGTACGCATCGTAATTCATAAAGGAATGGCAGAGCACGATAAAGTCTATATCCTAAGTAGTTGATTCGTGAAACTTCACTTGTCAAAAACTGCCGATACAATGTGCTCTTGTTAGGAATGCCATATCGGATTTGTACAGCCTGCAATCCTAGAGAAATTGCTTTAGCAAGAAATATGGCACGGAGAGCTAACTGAGCTGCATGTTGTCGAGATGGATCCAATTGCCAATCATACTCTGTAACTGAATATGTGAAGAGAATGAAGTTGAAAATATAGAATATCACTTTCCCCGTGGCAAATGAGCAGAGGTATATTATACGATCAAGTACAATCAAGAAGAAGATGGCCTGAGTAGAAGAAGTAAATTCTGTTAGGAGCCTATATGACATGACACCTCTAGCTGATTAAATAAATGCAAAATGCAATAAATCGTCCAGTCATTCCAACACTGCATTAATCAAAGAGAGACTGAACCAAATGTTTCTTAAGCATGCCAGTTAAgcaagaaattataaaaaaaggaaaacagtCTAAATTTTCCTttctatttgaaaaacaaaaagaaccataaaaataaacaGAACCATTTCAAAGGTTCTATATAAATTTCCAGCATAACGAATGCCATGAACTGACAATGCCAAAAGCTTAAGCCGCCATGAATTTTATTATTACATCTCTACCATGCTCCGTTGTGCAAGAACCATTTCAGGCGTGAAGCACGAGAAATGAACATGCCCACCTACCTTGGTCTGAAATTCAACTTTTATTGGCACAATTAGGGCTCAAGGTTCCATCCCTTAATCACATTGTATTGATAGAGTTCTGGAGGGAAGGAAAAAACTAAAAGGAGTGGTGTAGATTCAATGGGGAGGTGTTGTAGAAAGGGGAGGGTATTTGGAGacaaaaatcttaaaacaaGGGGGAAGGGTGGTGTGTTTAGTAAAAAAGTAGCgtcacatttatttttttaaatgatgggCCTAGCCCAAGACTATAAGCCAATTAGACTGTAATAATTCCGAATAGAAGGTGGCCCCTATTCTCTTTCTTAAGCAGCTTGTTGCATTAGTTGTgttctatgaagcacagacacgaCATAGAAACCGACACGTCAACAccgataaaattttgagaaaatgacttcattcaatgtaatcacatgtgtcagtgtcgtgttggTCTCGAACACCGGGACGCACCTTCAATCACAAGTGTCGTTTAACAAATTCTACAGAAGCACTTTAGCTGAAAATGAGTAAGAGGGTGAAGAGGAGGCACTGCACCGGTAATGAGAATACTATCAGATGCCTAATTTCAACCTTGAGTACAAGGTTGGATTCGAGGGGGTGGTATTGTTAGGATAGAAAATAAGGAAAAGCTAGTTAGTGACAATTAGAGAAGTTACTTGGTTAGTGAGACAATTAGTATACATAGCAAAATGGAAGATGCATGGGGAGTGGGGGCATTTGGATCTGCAAACATCTAGTGAGTAGAGTAAAACGCTGTTGTTGAAGGGTAAACCTTCAGAGGAGAGCCTTCTCTCCTATTCTTTCTCATTCTTTCAATACATGAATACTACAAGGAGATGTCATCCCCATCAAGTTCTTGAGAAACAGCAAAGAGCATCCCAAAGGGGGAACATGCACAATATGAAGACCAAAATGTTCTTTCTTTTCAGTTAAATTTTGGTTTCTAACATGGTACTAGTTAAACTATTTTTAGTTTAATAGTGCAACTGTGGTCAACAAACTTTTCCAGGCCTGTCAAAAGAACAAAAGGAtaatgaataaagaaaaattgaagactTACCATCAAAATAAAGACATATTCTTTTGGAAACTGGTCTTCAAGCTGGTACACTTCAAGGAactcacttttgttttttatgacaGACTGGTAGAAGATGGCAACAAGAAAGAATACAGTCAGATCTGCACAAAATACGTAGGCATACAGATCAACTTCTCTTTTGCCTCCACCAATTACAGAAAGAATACGGTAAGGGAATCCCACTTCTTCTACAAAACCTGCACGCTGAGCTTTGAGGATTTCCTTGGCAACATCAGCTGCTGGAGTTAAAGATTTATTCCATTCTGCTGAAGAACAATCAGTTAAAGGTGAGGCATACACAATCTCGAAGACCGCTAAGACAACACTGGAATTCTCTTTACTTCTTTCAATGCTTTGAATGTTAACCTTACTAGCAAAGGAGCAAATATTTGGGTTCTTTTCCTTGCACTTATCATTGTGGATAACTCTGAGCAACTTATTAATTCCAGACTCAATCCTCTCTGGTTGAATCCCATCCTCTGGCCAGAAGTCGACATCCATAGACACCTGAACAAAATAAGGAGGCGATTCTGCTCCCTGTGTGAGTGATTTCCAGTACCTAAAAGAGTTTCTCACTACCAGTTTCACCATGTTAGTCAACTGAGTTAGCACATCCCATGCTTTCTCTCGCCAGCTATAGCTAGTGGGATTATCTTTTGTGTGGAGATCATTCCTCTTAAATTTGAAGTCGGTAGAAGACATCCATTCACCATCTTTGGGCGTTATGGAACTTTGAATGAGGGTAAATAAATAGACAAGAAAAAGAGGTAATGAACTGACAACAAATGAAGATGTGACCTTGTGTGTTGGAAAGCCTAATTCTCTCAACAGGCTAGGATCAATACTCAACCCACAGTGCTGGATGATGATTTGGTACAGATACTGAAGTAAAATGTAAACTTCTGTATAGATCAAGATGATAACCCAGAAGATGTAACTTGGGCCTGTATTAACCCATAAAGCATACAAATAGAGAGCGCCAAGATACACCATTGATAGCAAACTGAAGTTCCATAAGAACACAAGAACAAAGCAAAAGTAACATACTACATCATTGTTGGAACGCATCTGGTACCATATATAACGAAAGATCCTTCCTAACTGCAGACTTGCAGGATCAGAACTCTTATCAGACTGCAAAGATGAAGTTCGATCCAAATATATATGCTGAGGTTTCTGACTTTCCATCTCGTCATTTATCTGATCCTCTGCATTTGTATGTTCATTTGAATCAGAATCTTCTTGTGAAATATTCAGAAAGCTCACTAAGTTATTAACTGCCTGATTTCCAATGGACTGCACCTGGGAAACACCATCACCTATTAATTGTACAGCAGATTTCAACGCGTTTTCTTTTGCTTGCCCTTtaactttttcctttttctctgaATCGCAAGAAAAAGCATCGATGTCTATTTCAGTAATTTCACAAAGAGGAGAATCAACTGAATGCTTTGCGTACTCCTCTGTTAATGGAGTTTCCACGTCCATAGAAGCAGATGATTCGCGTGATTCAGTGGGGAAAACAGCATCCTCTCTTATTGTGTGATCTAATCTCCCCAAAAGCTGGTCTTCTTTATCAGGGATTCCAATGTCATTATTTGGTATAAGAGAAGCGCCCCTCCTCCTTCTTAAACCCTCAGCGCTATGAGAAAATCCATCAATGCAATTAGTGGATGTGTTCATGCTATGGAGCTGTATTTGCAGGTTCAGCATTTCGGATTTCATCTTCTCCACTTGCATATTACGTTGTCGTTTTTTCTCCTCACTTTCACGAATTTGTTGTAATTGTGCGGTTTTCCATGCAGCCTTTTTCTCTTGCTCACGCACAATTGCACCAATTTGCTCTGCTTCCAGGTAGCGGCACACATAATCAAACTCTTGAGAGGAAAACATATACGACTGAAGTGATACCAGCACAAAAATGATAATCTCTACAATTGCAGATCTTGCAGTAATCCGAAAACCATAATCATATTTATAGAAACCAATCATCTCAAAGATGGAATTTGCTGTGTCACACTTTCCAGCACTTGGCCCCCCAACAAAAGGAGACTGGTAAGCAAGAGAAAGtataataacaacaaaattgtATACACGCAAGAACTTGAAtattttgttcttcttcttcagtaTTTCAAGTCTCATGCGAAAGAATACCAGAGCAAAGGCAAGATATCCAAGATGCAGAATATCATACTCAAGTGTTCCGGTCACCAGTATTAATATGAGCACAAGATCTAACAGATGGCAATAGCAGTAAAGCCTTAAATAATCAAGAAAGGTCCACATGCTTTTAGTTTCAAAAGAGAGATCTCTCCAAACAAATGTGTTCCTACGCTGAGACATAATCTGACGATATGTTGACGATCCTGAAAAGCTAGAGAGGCGATCAGCGCGAAGTTTGAAGCAAGCCAGCATGAATACCACAAAGTAGCTGATCAACATCCGGGGATCATCCACAGCAAGTCCTACATCAGAAAAGGCAGTGAAACAATCAGGACAATGAAGGCTTCAATGTACAAAGTTATATACTC is from Medicago truncatula cultivar Jemalong A17 chromosome 1, MtrunA17r5.0-ANR, whole genome shotgun sequence and encodes:
- the LOC25484802 gene encoding piezo-type mechanosensitive ion channel homolog isoform X3; the encoded protein is MLALIFLIAIKPGFIHAVYMIFFLIYLLSHSISRKLRQALILLCEIHFALLYILQINLVSSALEKKGSVSMEIVMQLGFLEEDSAWDFLEVALLACFCTIHNHGFEMLFSFSAIIQHAPSPPIGFSILKAGLNKSVLLSVYASSSVRNSDETFSYERRIASYLSAIGQKFLSIYRSCGTYIAFLTILFTVYMVKPNYTSFGYIFLLLLWIIGRQLVERTKKQLWLPLKAYAILVFIFIYSLSSFSSLEMYLSRMIDLYFYLGYDSKASSFDNVWESLAVLIVMQLYSYERRQSKQNRQVYLDQLEPGPLGFIKRLLIWHSQKILFVALFYASLSPISAFGFLYLLGFVFCSILPKTSSIPSKSFLVYTGFLLTAEYLFQMWGEQAKMFPGQKYSDVSLILGFRVYSPGFWGLESGLRGKVLVIVACTLQYNVFRWLERMPSIVLSKEKWEEPCPLFVPTEDEFDDVTVCNEESKPSCNSHPPAALQEEASSKSLKIMTSDLPRAHDTSSANTDSNSGKYSFGFIWGSNKESHKWDKKRIVSLRKERFETQKTLLKIYMKFWMENIFNLFGLEINMITLLLASFALLNALSMVYIALLAACILLNRQIVRKIWPIFVFLFASILILEYFVIWMDMSPLNPSATSEIHCHDCWKTSTLHFHYCEKCWLGLAVDDPRMLISYFVVFMLACFKLRADRLSSFSGSSTYRQIMSQRRNTFVWRDLSFETKSMWTFLDYLRLYCYCHLLDLVLILILVTGTLEYDILHLGYLAFALVFFRMRLEILKKKNKIFKFLRVYNFVVIILSLAYQSPFVGGPSAGKCDTANSIFEMIGFYKYDYGFRITARSAIVEIIIFVLVSLQSYMFSSQEFDYVCRYLEAEQIGAIVREQEKKAAWKTAQLQQIRESEEKKRQRNMQVEKMKSEMLNLQIQLHSMNTSTNCIDGFSHSAEGLRRRRGASLIPNNDIGIPDKEDQLLGRLDHTIREDAVFPTESRESSASMDVETPLTEEYAKHSVDSPLCEITEIDIDAFSCDSEKKEKVKGQAKENALKSAVQLIGDGVSQVQSIGNQAVNNLVSFLNISQEDSDSNEHTNAEDQINDEMESQKPQHIYLDRTSSLQSDKSSDPASLQLGRIFRYIWYQMRSNNDVVCYFCFVLVFLWNFSLLSMVYLGALYLYALWVNTGPSYIFWVIILIYTEVYILLQYLYQIIIQHCGLSIDPSLLRELGFPTHKVTSSFVVSSLPLFLVYLFTLIQSSITPKDGEWMSSTDFKFKRNDLHTKDNPTSYSWREKAWDVLTQLTNMVKLVVRNSFRYWKSLTQGAESPPYFVQVSMDVDFWPEDGIQPERIESGINKLLRVIHNDKCKEKNPNICSFASKVNIQSIERSKENSSVVLAVFEIVYASPLTDCSSAEWNKSLTPAADVAKEILKAQRAGFVEEVGFPYRILSVIGGGKREVDLYAYVFCADLTVFFLVAIFYQSVIKNKSEFLEVYQLEDQFPKEYVFILMAIFFLIVLDRIIYLCSFATGKVIFYIFNFILFTYSVTEYDWQLDPSRQHAAQLALRAIFLAKAISLGLQAVQIRYGIPNKSTLYRQFLTSEVSRINYLGYRLYRALPFLYELRCVLDWSCTTTSLTMYDWLKLEDINASLYLVKCDSVLNRATHRQGEKQTKMTKCCNGICLFFVLICVIWAPMLMYSSGNPTNIANPIKDASFQVDIKTEGGRLNLYQTTLCERIQWDSLDSDVNADPNGYLNAYNKNDIQLICCQADASTLWLVPHVVQTRLIQSLEWYSDMEIFFTWILSRDRPKGKEVVKFEKPIDSLYLPTQSDVQKVLNGSMNSFRIYNVYPRYFRVTGSGDVRPLEEDSAVSADLVINREQLEWWAFKDINPSNLSRFCGGLTGPMAIIISEETPPQGILGDTLSKFSIWGLYITFVLAVGRFIRLQCSDLRMRIPYENLPSCDRLIAICEDIYNARAEGELGVEEVLYWTLVKIYRSPHMLLEYTKPD